The following proteins are co-located in the Macaca thibetana thibetana isolate TM-01 chromosome 6, ASM2454274v1, whole genome shotgun sequence genome:
- the LOC126956427 gene encoding translation machinery-associated protein 7-like: MSGRECGKKKPLKQPKKQAKEMDEEDKAFKQKQKEEQKKLEELKAKAVGKGPLATGGIKKSGKK, from the coding sequence ATGTCTGGCCGCGAATGTGGCAAGAAGAAGCCACTGAAACAGCCTAAAAAGCAGGCCAAGGAGATGGACGAGGAAGATAAGGCTTtcaagcagaaacaaaaagaggAGCAGAAGAAACTCGAGGAGCTAAAAGCAAAGGCCGTGGGGAAGGGGCCCTTGGCCACAGGTGGAATTAAGAAATCTGGCAAAAAGTAA